Proteins encoded together in one Impatiens glandulifera chromosome 1, dImpGla2.1, whole genome shotgun sequence window:
- the LOC124911682 gene encoding TBC1 domain family member 5 homolog A-like, with protein sequence MFKRSTYEAIYTLDPAKNNETLKAALLSLDEVYDVKILDDKRRIIITAKMKPEEMIRYMQTYLDINAHCESSLKIKSSKSKSMSKSKGASSSSAGGANEEEDFFDPLPPPRPPPSAVYEQRPVDFPIGPTDQFISVQYPPYNNNNTNYDQHQYASGNNYPNPYLDYNNNQPPQYSSSSSDYYNNNQPPQYSSSSDYYNNYNQPQYSSSSDYNNNQPAQYSSSSDNYNNNQPAQYSSSSDYNYQQPPSTGGNQMPYNNNNMGGHGGSGSGSGGGYNNNDQNPDGCFIM encoded by the exons aTGTTTAAACGTTCTACTTATGAg GCTATCTATACACTGGACCCTGCCAAGAACAATGAAACACTTAAGGCTGCACTGTTAAGTCTCGATG AGGTGTACGATGTCAAAATTTTGGATGACAAGCGGCGCATAATAATAACGGCGAAGATGAAACCGGAAGAGATGATAAGATACATGCAGACGTATTTGGATATAAATGCACACTGTGAGTCTTCTTTGAAGATCAAGTcatccaaatccaaatccatGTCCAAATCCAAGGGTGCTTCTTCTTCCTCTGCTGGCGGcgcaaatgaagaagaagacttcTTCGATCCTCTCCCACCTCCCCGTCCTCCTCCATCTGCTGTATATGAACAACGTCCTGTTGATTTTCCAATTGGCCCAACTGACCAATTTATTTCGGTGCAGTATCCCCCatataacaacaacaacactAATTATGATCAACATCAATATGCCTCTGGAAATAACTATCCGAATCCATACCTTGATTATAATAACAATCAGCCTCCTcagtattcttcttcttcttctgattattataataacaatcAGCCTCCTcagtattcttcttcttctgattattataataattataatcagCCTcagtattcttcttcttctgattaTAATAACAATCAACCAGCTcagtattcttcttcttctgataattataataacaatcaACCAGCTcagtattcttcttcttctgattaTAATTACCAGCAGCCACCATCGACTGGGGGAAATCAGATGCCATATAACAACAATAACATGGGTGGTCACGGCGGCAGTGGCAGTGGCAGTGGCGGCGGCTATAACAATAATGATCAGAATCCAGATGGTTGCTTCATTATGtga
- the LOC124911673 gene encoding probable serine/threonine-protein kinase clkA: protein MQTYFDINAHCESSLKIKSSKSKSMSKSKGASSSSAGGANEEEDFFDPLPPPRPPPSAVYEQRPVDFPIGPNDQFISVQYPPYNNNNNNTNYDQHQYASGNNYPNPYLDYNNNQPPQYSSSSSDYYNNNQPPQYSSSSDYYNNYNQPQYSSSSDYNNNQPAQYSSSSDNYNNNQPAQYSSSSDYNYQQPPSTGGNQMPYNNNNMGGHGGSGSGSGGGYNNNDQNPDGCFIM from the coding sequence ATGCAGACGTATTTTGATATAAATGCACACTGCGAGTCTTCTTTGAAGATCAAGTcatccaaatccaaatccatGTCCAAATCGAAGGGTGCTTCTTCTTCCTCTGCTGGCGGcgcaaatgaagaagaagacttcTTCGATCCTCTCCCACCTCCCCGTCCTCCTCCATCTGCTGTATATGAACAACGTCCTGTTGATTTTCCAATTGGCCCAAATGACCAATTTATTTCGGTGCAGTATCCCCCatataacaacaacaacaacaacactaATTATGATCAACATCAATATGCCTCTGGAAATAACTATCCGAATCCATACCTTGATTATAATAACAATCAGCCTCCTcagtattcttcttcttcttctgattattataataacaatcAGCCTCCTcagtattcttcttcttctgattattataataattataatcagCCTcagtattcttcttcttctgattaTAATAACAATCAACCAGCTcagtattcttcttcttctgataattataataacaatcaACCAGCTcagtattcttcttcttctgattaTAATTACCAGCAGCCACCATCGACTGGGGGAAATCAGATGCCATATAACAACAATAACATGGGTGGTCACGGCGGCAGTGGCAGTGGCAGTGGCGGCGGCTATAACAATAATGATCAGAATCCAGATGGTTGCTTCATTATGtga